The Sinomicrobium kalidii genome contains a region encoding:
- a CDS encoding DUF4861 domain-containing protein: MKKLTTGILVLGMLASCEQPAPVLEFSVKNPLNTDRFSETVSIAPEKFDSLAGTSGIENLLITDKASGDTLVTQLVDNDGDGTPDELLFQTDLKGGATRELVAKISEDVPAQKTAGELTTFSRFVPERTDDYAWENDRVAFRTYGPEAQRRVEEGEPGGTLSSGMDAWLKRVEYPVIDKWYKNNEEEEGAYHKDTGEGYDPYHVGSSRGVGGTGIWMNDSLYTSKNFTDYKTIAVGPVRTVFELKYAAWNADSIKVKETKRISLDLGSNLSRFESVYESEEPLPNVTIGLMLHEKEGEIRTEKEEGWFRYWEPMDGSELGVGVVIAPAMVMNYKDHRVDYKDGSQLLVMADAKDNKVVYYAGFGWKKSDQFADAGEWDAYLKHFAERLANPVEVQF; the protein is encoded by the coding sequence ATGAAAAAACTGACAACAGGAATTTTGGTACTGGGCATGTTGGCAAGCTGTGAACAACCCGCTCCCGTACTGGAATTTTCAGTAAAAAACCCATTGAATACCGACCGTTTTTCGGAAACCGTAAGTATAGCTCCTGAAAAATTTGATTCCCTGGCCGGGACTTCGGGCATTGAAAATCTGCTCATTACCGATAAGGCCAGCGGGGATACCCTGGTAACACAACTGGTGGATAATGATGGAGACGGTACCCCGGATGAACTCCTTTTCCAGACCGATCTCAAGGGAGGAGCGACCAGGGAACTGGTAGCGAAAATTTCTGAAGATGTTCCGGCACAAAAAACAGCGGGGGAACTGACCACCTTTTCCCGTTTCGTACCCGAAAGGACAGACGATTATGCCTGGGAGAACGACCGTGTAGCCTTTCGTACCTACGGTCCGGAAGCCCAGCGCAGAGTAGAGGAAGGTGAACCCGGAGGAACCCTTTCCAGCGGTATGGATGCCTGGCTGAAGAGGGTGGAATATCCCGTCATCGATAAATGGTATAAGAACAATGAAGAAGAGGAAGGCGCTTATCATAAAGATACCGGGGAAGGGTATGACCCCTATCACGTAGGGTCCAGCAGGGGTGTTGGAGGAACCGGGATATGGATGAACGATTCACTTTACACATCAAAGAATTTTACCGATTATAAAACCATAGCTGTTGGTCCTGTGCGTACTGTTTTTGAATTGAAATATGCCGCCTGGAATGCCGATAGTATAAAAGTAAAGGAAACCAAACGCATCAGTCTCGACCTCGGATCGAACCTGAGCCGTTTTGAATCCGTTTATGAGAGTGAAGAACCTTTGCCCAATGTTACCATAGGGCTTATGCTCCACGAAAAAGAAGGTGAAATACGGACTGAAAAGGAAGAGGGCTGGTTCCGTTACTGGGAGCCCATGGACGGTTCGGAACTGGGAGTAGGAGTAGTGATTGCCCCCGCAATGGTAATGAACTATAAAGACCACCGGGTAGATTATAAAGACGGTAGTCAGTTACTTGTCATGGCCGATGCGAAGGATAACAAAGTCGTCTATTATGCAGGGTTCGGCTGGAAGAAAAGCGACCAGTTTGCCGATGCCGGCGAATGGGATGCCTACCTGAAGCATTTTGCAGAAAGACTTGCCAATCCGGTAGAGGTACAGTTTTAA
- a CDS encoding SusD/RagB family nutrient-binding outer membrane lipoprotein, with the protein MKTIQYIAAVLCSLVLSGCSDFSDSINTDPTRPGVASGTQLIANAALYLPGLSSSPKGEFMAQYLAETQYVGTSLYPQESTSFYSWYEEPLMNLQAAIDSDDLDAGEGPIANQIAVARILKAYFFWNVTDRWGDIPYTEALQGSDNFTPVYDSQESIYNSLFEELKAAVATVVEGDIDNDIIYGGDMSKWQKLGNTVRLLMALRLSEVAPARGKEEFNDALNDGVFSSNEDNLVFRHLPEANNQNYWYGQIVNQNREWWALTETLVDEMKPVNDPRLPVYGNPARESDEYVGLEFGEEENIGTEEYSLLGSDIYAQDAPVYLVTYAQVRFAMAEAAERGWIGGDAATYYNQAVEASVEQWTGSTEEVADFLTQPGIAFEPGNAMKMIGTQRWVHLYMFGYEAWAEWRRTGYPDNLVEPNGVPVPGRLSYPDNEVFNNADNYEEAVQRQFGGDDDIHGKVWWDQ; encoded by the coding sequence ATGAAAACGATCCAATATATAGCAGCAGTACTGTGCAGCCTGGTGCTCTCGGGCTGCAGTGATTTCAGTGACAGTATAAATACCGATCCCACCCGGCCCGGAGTGGCTTCGGGAACACAGCTTATAGCAAATGCGGCATTGTACCTGCCGGGCCTGAGTTCTTCCCCGAAGGGGGAGTTTATGGCACAATACCTGGCCGAGACCCAGTATGTGGGGACTTCGCTTTATCCGCAGGAGAGCACCAGTTTTTATTCCTGGTACGAAGAACCGCTTATGAACCTGCAGGCCGCCATCGACTCGGATGACCTCGATGCCGGGGAAGGACCCATCGCCAACCAGATTGCCGTGGCCAGGATACTTAAGGCCTATTTCTTCTGGAATGTAACGGACAGGTGGGGTGATATTCCCTATACCGAAGCCTTGCAAGGCTCAGATAACTTTACTCCGGTTTACGACTCCCAGGAATCCATTTATAACAGTCTGTTTGAAGAATTGAAAGCGGCAGTAGCAACGGTCGTCGAAGGAGATATAGATAATGACATCATCTATGGCGGTGATATGTCCAAATGGCAGAAACTGGGCAATACCGTCCGGTTGTTAATGGCACTTCGCTTGTCTGAAGTAGCCCCGGCCAGGGGGAAGGAGGAATTCAATGACGCTTTGAACGACGGGGTATTCAGTTCCAACGAAGACAACCTCGTATTCCGCCATCTGCCGGAAGCCAACAATCAGAATTACTGGTATGGACAAATAGTGAACCAGAACCGTGAATGGTGGGCTTTGACAGAAACGTTGGTCGATGAAATGAAACCCGTAAATGACCCGAGGTTGCCCGTGTATGGTAATCCGGCGAGAGAAAGTGATGAATACGTGGGGTTGGAGTTTGGTGAGGAAGAAAATATCGGTACGGAAGAATATTCCCTGCTCGGATCGGATATCTATGCCCAGGATGCCCCGGTGTACCTGGTGACTTATGCACAAGTGCGCTTTGCCATGGCCGAAGCGGCGGAACGCGGATGGATAGGTGGTGACGCAGCCACGTATTACAACCAGGCCGTGGAAGCCTCTGTTGAACAGTGGACAGGAAGCACGGAGGAAGTTGCAGACTTTCTGACACAGCCCGGTATCGCTTTTGAACCGGGCAATGCCATGAAAATGATAGGTACGCAGCGCTGGGTACATTTATACATGTTCGGTTATGAAGCCTGGGCGGAGTGGAGGAGAACAGGGTATCCCGATAACCTTGTCGAGCCCAACGGTGTTCCCGTTCCGGGAAGGTTAAGTTACCCGGATAATGAAGTGTTCAATAATGCCGACAATTATGAAGAAGCCGTGCAACGGCAGTTTGGAGGCGATGATGATATTCACGGAAAAGTGTGGTGGGATCAGTAG
- a CDS encoding AraC family transcriptional regulator has protein sequence MEPICPYCSGLLSAVDHNNFCSQKGHVNKWAHGNAFFVRSEHLNSGIHISRFTVRAVLSGYQYYHVGGKDVILRENNYLIVHDGQKYYTQIDSLYPTESIIVAYGWKDIADAFHTLSGKDEDLLDGVPPGVFREMDWLDSSYETNGAIRKLLEEFAAAITRSEKDMMYYEQLRFLLLEKIFRNHVRVLKKADDLQSRKDATRQELLKRLYMAGDYMRAHLDKKLTIAEVSSVVAMSPYHFFRVFKQLFGHTPLEYLTRERLSHARDLIRKTELPVSGILHEVGYDNPSSFSRLFRSYYGYSPREIKNRLAGSQVS, from the coding sequence TTGGAACCCATCTGTCCATATTGCAGTGGTCTGTTGAGCGCAGTAGATCACAACAACTTCTGTTCCCAGAAGGGGCATGTTAATAAATGGGCCCACGGCAATGCCTTTTTTGTGCGTTCCGAACACCTTAATTCGGGGATTCATATTTCCAGGTTTACGGTAAGGGCTGTGCTCAGCGGTTACCAGTATTATCACGTGGGAGGCAAGGATGTCATACTCCGGGAAAACAACTATCTTATAGTACACGACGGTCAGAAATACTACACTCAGATCGATTCCCTTTATCCCACGGAATCCATTATTGTCGCTTACGGCTGGAAAGATATTGCAGATGCCTTCCATACCCTTTCCGGAAAGGATGAAGACCTTCTTGACGGAGTGCCTCCCGGTGTTTTCCGGGAAATGGACTGGCTGGACAGTTCGTATGAAACGAACGGGGCCATCCGGAAACTGCTGGAAGAGTTTGCCGCTGCAATTACACGGAGTGAGAAGGATATGATGTACTATGAACAGCTCCGTTTTCTCCTGCTGGAAAAAATATTCCGTAACCATGTGCGCGTTCTTAAAAAAGCAGATGATCTGCAATCCAGGAAAGACGCTACCCGGCAGGAATTGCTGAAGCGGCTCTACATGGCCGGGGATTATATGAGGGCACACCTGGATAAAAAACTGACTATAGCCGAGGTGAGTAGTGTTGTGGCCATGTCGCCCTATCATTTCTTCCGGGTGTTCAAACAGCTATTCGGCCATACACCGTTGGAATATCTTACCCGTGAAAGGCTTTCCCATGCCAGGGATCTTATCCGGAAAACAGAGTTACCCGTATCGGGCATACTGCACGAAGTTGGCTATGACAACCCGAGCTCTTTCAGCCGCCTTTTCAGAAGTTATTACGGGTACAGCCCCCGGGAAATAAAAAACCGGTTAGCCGGAAGTCAGGTTTCATAG
- a CDS encoding RagB/SusD family nutrient uptake outer membrane protein: protein MNNSRIKHIYMYMFVALFAAASCSDDFVGTKPLDEVPASDVWADAALSEAFVLDIYNGFGQGGFDEEMLASASDEALFTHSGRGYKEFNGANSNPASQGWISGNYEWSNMYTRIRAANIALKNLEEPMFDNPELAQRLKGEAHFLRAFFYQQLLRYYGAVPLVEKVYELGEEDYTIPRDTYEECVNFIVADCDQASEFLEGQPISEGRATEIAAMALKARVLLYAASDLHDIPTASANSSVIAGYSNPEYLGYTSGNRTERWEKAKAAAKAVVDMNLGYKLGLSAPVSPEEGEENYVALSLGGGSGVADASAEIELILGRYFVDEKDEGGAYVGRNNGPNGYHNWSGNTPTQNLVDDYEMIDGSRFDWDNPDHAGAPYNDRDPRFYASILHDGADWKPRTDDVTERDPFNQIQAGQYEIINSSGEKEVYYGLDTRNSPIEDWNGSHTGYTMRKFIDPDPAIIDQNTRQQIPWPVLKYTEAVLNYVEACIELGEEGEARNWLNRIRYRAGMPEITDSGDALMERYRNERRVELVYEEHRFHDARRWMVAPETLGEQVRTISVFGTLKSGAEVQVYRYDPESYDYTYTPMSLDPGIEDRQWQDKMYFISIHRDEMNRNDKLIQNPGY, encoded by the coding sequence ATGAACAATTCAAGAATAAAACATATATACATGTACATGTTTGTTGCCCTGTTTGCGGCGGCATCGTGTAGTGACGATTTTGTAGGTACAAAACCCCTGGACGAAGTGCCGGCTTCCGATGTGTGGGCAGACGCTGCATTGTCTGAAGCATTCGTGCTGGATATCTACAACGGCTTCGGACAGGGAGGGTTTGATGAAGAAATGCTGGCCTCCGCTTCCGATGAAGCCTTATTTACACATTCCGGACGGGGATATAAGGAGTTTAACGGGGCCAATTCCAATCCCGCAAGCCAGGGATGGATAAGTGGCAATTACGAATGGAGCAATATGTACACCCGTATCCGCGCCGCTAATATTGCTTTAAAAAACCTGGAGGAACCCATGTTTGACAATCCCGAATTGGCACAAAGGCTTAAAGGCGAAGCCCATTTTTTACGGGCCTTCTTCTATCAGCAGTTACTACGCTATTACGGGGCGGTCCCCCTGGTGGAGAAGGTATATGAACTCGGAGAAGAAGATTATACCATTCCGAGGGATACCTACGAAGAATGCGTGAATTTTATCGTGGCCGATTGCGATCAGGCATCGGAATTTCTTGAGGGACAACCGATATCCGAAGGAAGGGCTACGGAAATTGCTGCGATGGCACTTAAGGCCCGTGTGTTGCTCTATGCCGCAAGTGACCTGCACGATATCCCGACGGCTTCTGCCAACTCTTCAGTAATTGCGGGATATTCCAACCCGGAATACCTGGGGTACACCTCGGGCAACCGTACAGAAAGATGGGAAAAAGCCAAAGCAGCCGCAAAAGCGGTGGTGGATATGAACCTCGGGTATAAACTTGGTCTTTCAGCCCCCGTATCTCCGGAAGAAGGGGAAGAAAACTACGTAGCACTTTCCCTCGGGGGAGGTAGTGGCGTAGCAGATGCATCTGCGGAAATCGAGTTAATCCTCGGACGGTATTTTGTAGATGAAAAAGATGAAGGCGGGGCATATGTCGGGCGTAACAACGGGCCGAACGGTTACCACAACTGGTCCGGAAATACCCCTACACAAAACCTGGTGGACGATTACGAAATGATAGACGGCAGCCGTTTTGACTGGGACAATCCCGACCATGCGGGAGCCCCCTATAATGACCGTGATCCCAGGTTTTATGCCAGTATCCTGCATGACGGGGCAGACTGGAAACCGAGAACAGACGATGTTACGGAAAGAGACCCGTTTAACCAGATACAGGCCGGACAGTATGAAATTATCAATAGTTCGGGGGAGAAGGAAGTGTACTACGGACTGGATACCCGTAACAGCCCCATAGAAGACTGGAACGGAAGTCATACCGGTTATACCATGCGCAAGTTCATCGATCCCGACCCTGCCATAATCGATCAGAATACCAGGCAGCAGATCCCCTGGCCGGTATTGAAATATACCGAAGCTGTGCTGAACTATGTGGAAGCCTGTATAGAACTCGGAGAAGAAGGTGAAGCAAGGAACTGGCTCAACAGGATACGCTATCGTGCCGGAATGCCCGAAATTACAGATTCGGGCGATGCGCTGATGGAGCGGTACAGAAACGAACGGAGGGTTGAACTCGTATACGAAGAACACCGCTTTCACGATGCCAGGCGATGGATGGTGGCCCCTGAAACTTTAGGAGAACAGGTGAGGACCATCAGTGTGTTCGGGACCTTAAAATCCGGTGCGGAAGTACAGGTATACCGTTACGATCCGGAAAGTTATGACTATACCTATACACCAATGTCCCTGGACCCCGGAATCGAAGACAGGCAATGGCAGGATAAAATGTATTTCATATCCATCCACAGGGATGAGATGAACCGGAATGACAAACTAATCCAGAACCCCGGATATTAA
- a CDS encoding SusC/RagA family TonB-linked outer membrane protein, whose product MRQMLLLLLFGAGIVVAYGQEKTVSGKVISAEDGTPVMGVSILVKGTTTGTISGAEGDYTIDGVTAESVLVFTYLGFEPKEVTVGDRETINVTLDPSLEALDEVVVTALGISREKKSLGYATQEVGGENFTMTNEQNVIGSLSGRVAGVQVTGASGASMGGTQKIKIRGVNSIGGADQPLIVIDGTPISNANFSGSAAADYGNLAQDINPADIASVNVLKGPAASALYGIRGQYGVIMITTKKGKKGVKDVSVELNSSFAIEKTGNFMPLQNMYGGGSGQTWRTLPNGDRYVDMSVDESWGPRMDGTMVRQVFSFYPQDEEYGQLTPFVPHPDNIKDFYETGLNFNNSVTITGGNENTTYRLSFNDTRIEGVEPNTYLKRNNLGLSAGLDITDKLNVSTNVNYARNDGRRPKQGSEYGTGYFVQWFQRNIDMNRMKGYRYNDGTFLHWNLGRPDSGTGEITDFSPLYWNNPYFDAYENTNNDRRDRFFGDVKLTYKILPELEISGAVRSDMFIQNIETRTAFGGRRVPAYTVGKYQNTEMNYELIAQYNTRWEDFSLNGTLGGNVYYRRYSYLYQETVGGLSAPGYYNIEASIDRPVNESYLLRRQVRSMFGMVSLGYKDTYFVDASIRNDNSSTLPKNNNSYWYPSVSGSFVFSELMDWKPLSFGKLRFSYAQAGSDFDPYQIREVYEVGTVYNGVNTLYLPDELYNSGIEPSFAHSYEAGFDIRFFKNRLGIDFTYYVQKNKNQIIDLNLSGTSGFGSTIINAGLIENKGFEIALNARPVQTDNFTWETSFNINRNRSEVVELAPGVDVYNYGSTTYSSVTSYLNSYKGKPFGSLVGQAYQRDSETGKILLGEDNMPLYTDATHDFGTVLPDFNGGFQNNFRIGRFNIAAMIDFQGGGQFFSRSKMLAVRTGQDPVTVAMNDLGNNVRDPLEDGGGVKVTGISAETGEAVSAYVDARSYYRNVLGRSVYEEWLYDASYIKLREVRLGYSLGEKLLDKLPFKSVNVSLIARNPAMIWQEAPKGIDPSEISTGSQAISWYESGQLVSVRSYGINLNVTF is encoded by the coding sequence ATGAGACAAATGTTATTGTTATTACTGTTCGGCGCAGGTATTGTTGTTGCTTACGGACAGGAAAAAACCGTATCCGGAAAGGTGATTTCGGCAGAAGACGGGACGCCGGTCATGGGAGTGAGTATTCTCGTAAAAGGGACTACTACAGGGACCATCAGCGGAGCGGAAGGCGACTATACCATAGATGGTGTAACTGCAGAAAGCGTACTGGTATTCACTTATCTCGGTTTTGAACCGAAAGAAGTGACCGTAGGGGACCGGGAGACTATCAATGTAACCCTTGACCCGTCGCTCGAAGCACTGGATGAAGTAGTGGTTACGGCACTCGGAATATCCCGTGAGAAAAAATCATTGGGATATGCCACTCAGGAGGTCGGAGGGGAGAACTTCACCATGACCAATGAGCAGAATGTCATCGGTTCCCTTTCGGGGCGTGTGGCTGGGGTACAGGTCACCGGGGCTTCCGGCGCCAGTATGGGAGGGACCCAGAAAATAAAAATAAGGGGGGTGAACTCCATTGGCGGGGCCGACCAGCCTTTAATTGTTATAGACGGTACCCCCATATCCAATGCCAATTTTTCAGGAAGTGCCGCTGCCGATTACGGTAACCTCGCCCAGGATATTAATCCTGCCGATATAGCCTCTGTAAACGTGCTGAAAGGACCTGCGGCATCTGCCCTATATGGAATAAGGGGACAATACGGGGTGATTATGATAACCACAAAAAAAGGAAAAAAGGGTGTCAAAGATGTAAGTGTGGAACTCAATTCCTCTTTTGCCATAGAAAAGACCGGGAATTTTATGCCGCTTCAGAATATGTATGGAGGTGGTTCCGGCCAGACCTGGCGTACACTTCCCAACGGCGACAGGTATGTGGATATGAGCGTTGATGAAAGCTGGGGACCGAGAATGGACGGTACCATGGTAAGGCAGGTATTCAGTTTTTATCCGCAGGATGAAGAATACGGTCAGCTTACCCCGTTTGTACCGCATCCCGATAATATTAAGGATTTTTATGAAACCGGGCTGAACTTCAACAACAGCGTCACCATAACCGGGGGAAATGAGAACACAACTTACAGGCTGAGCTTTAACGATACACGGATTGAAGGTGTGGAACCCAATACCTACCTGAAACGCAATAACCTCGGATTGAGTGCAGGCCTGGACATTACCGATAAATTGAATGTTTCCACGAATGTAAATTACGCCCGGAACGACGGTCGCCGTCCGAAGCAGGGATCGGAATACGGCACGGGCTATTTTGTACAGTGGTTCCAGCGGAATATAGATATGAACCGCATGAAGGGTTACCGTTATAACGACGGTACATTCCTGCACTGGAACCTGGGCAGACCGGATTCCGGTACCGGCGAAATCACGGATTTTAGTCCGCTATACTGGAACAACCCCTATTTTGATGCCTATGAAAATACCAATAATGATCGCCGGGACCGTTTTTTCGGTGATGTAAAGCTCACTTATAAAATCCTTCCCGAACTAGAGATAAGCGGTGCGGTGCGGTCAGATATGTTTATCCAGAACATAGAGACCAGGACGGCCTTTGGCGGAAGAAGGGTGCCTGCTTATACCGTAGGCAAATACCAGAATACGGAGATGAATTATGAACTTATCGCCCAGTACAATACACGTTGGGAAGATTTTTCCCTCAACGGTACCCTGGGAGGAAACGTGTATTACCGCAGGTATTCCTACCTGTATCAGGAAACGGTAGGGGGATTGTCCGCACCGGGATATTACAACATAGAGGCTTCCATAGACAGGCCGGTAAACGAATCATACCTGTTGAGAAGGCAGGTCAGGAGTATGTTCGGAATGGTTTCTCTGGGGTACAAGGACACCTATTTTGTAGATGCATCTATTCGTAATGACAACTCGTCCACACTTCCGAAGAACAACAATTCCTATTGGTACCCGTCGGTTTCCGGAAGTTTCGTGTTCAGTGAACTAATGGACTGGAAGCCATTGTCTTTCGGGAAGTTGCGATTCAGCTATGCCCAGGCCGGTTCTGATTTTGATCCGTACCAGATCAGGGAGGTCTATGAAGTGGGGACGGTTTATAACGGTGTAAATACCTTATACCTGCCCGATGAACTTTATAACTCGGGAATAGAGCCTTCCTTTGCCCATTCCTATGAAGCCGGTTTTGATATCCGTTTCTTCAAAAACCGGTTGGGAATCGATTTTACATATTACGTACAAAAGAACAAAAACCAGATCATCGACCTGAACCTTTCCGGGACCAGTGGTTTCGGTTCCACAATTATCAATGCCGGGCTCATTGAAAATAAGGGGTTTGAGATTGCGTTGAATGCGCGGCCTGTTCAAACGGATAACTTTACCTGGGAAACCAGTTTTAACATCAACCGGAACAGGAGTGAGGTAGTGGAGCTGGCGCCGGGAGTAGATGTGTACAATTACGGTTCAACTACATATTCCAGTGTTACCAGCTATCTGAATTCCTATAAAGGAAAACCTTTTGGCAGTCTGGTGGGACAAGCCTATCAGCGCGATTCCGAAACCGGGAAAATATTGCTGGGAGAAGACAATATGCCCTTATATACCGATGCCACACATGATTTCGGCACCGTACTCCCGGATTTTAACGGCGGTTTTCAGAACAATTTCCGCATAGGCAGGTTCAACATAGCTGCTATGATCGACTTCCAGGGCGGGGGACAATTTTTCAGCCGATCCAAAATGCTTGCCGTAAGAACAGGGCAGGACCCCGTAACGGTAGCGATGAATGACCTGGGGAACAATGTAAGGGACCCCCTGGAAGACGGAGGAGGAGTAAAGGTTACTGGAATCTCTGCGGAGACCGGTGAAGCGGTCAGCGCCTATGTAGATGCGAGGTCTTACTACAGGAATGTACTGGGGAGGAGCGTTTATGAAGAATGGCTCTACGATGCCTCTTACATAAAACTCAGGGAAGTGCGGCTGGGATATTCTCTTGGCGAAAAATTGCTGGATAAGCTGCCCTTTAAGTCCGTAAACGTGTCCTTGATAGCGCGCAATCCGGCCATGATATGGCAGGAGGCACCCAAAGGGATCGACCCTTCCGAAATTTCTACCGGAAGTCAGGCGATAAGCTGGTATGAGTCGGGACAACTCGTTTCGGTAAGGTCGTACGGAATCAACCTGAATGTCACATTTTAA
- a CDS encoding NAD(P)H-dependent amine dehydrogenase family protein — translation MNDIKIVQVGMGPLGIKIAEFIAGRPGLRTVAAIDTAADKKGKSLKEFSPYLNGNIEISGDLKQALSTAPDVAVLTTVSDMKRITKQVVEIVKRGIPVVSTCEELSFPYETAPELAVEIDTAARANNVAVVGTGVNPGFLMDALPVFLTSVCRQVESIKVNRYQDASFRRIPFQDKIGAGLSPDDFEMAKNKGILRHVGLTESIHFIAGKMGWKLERTEDVISPVFATKDIFRPSRTIKKGYAAGVRQVGRGFINGQAKVELVFQAAIGEPESYDEVEVTGIPGFKSRIEGGINGDTATCAITVNAISSVIRAQPGLRTMADIPMTSYFEYR, via the coding sequence ATGAATGACATAAAGATCGTACAGGTCGGCATGGGACCGTTGGGAATAAAAATTGCCGAATTCATTGCCGGGCGTCCCGGATTAAGGACCGTAGCCGCCATAGATACGGCCGCGGATAAAAAAGGAAAATCCCTGAAGGAGTTTTCACCATACCTCAACGGGAATATCGAAATATCGGGAGATCTTAAGCAGGCACTGAGTACCGCACCCGATGTAGCCGTACTCACCACAGTGTCCGATATGAAAAGGATCACGAAACAAGTGGTGGAAATTGTTAAAAGGGGAATTCCCGTTGTGTCTACCTGCGAAGAACTCAGCTTCCCTTATGAAACTGCCCCGGAACTGGCCGTTGAAATAGATACCGCTGCCAGGGCAAATAATGTTGCCGTGGTGGGTACGGGAGTAAACCCGGGGTTTTTAATGGATGCATTGCCGGTTTTTTTGACCTCCGTTTGCCGGCAGGTGGAAAGCATAAAGGTAAATCGCTATCAGGATGCGTCTTTCAGGCGTATTCCCTTTCAGGATAAGATCGGGGCAGGCCTGTCTCCCGACGATTTTGAAATGGCAAAAAACAAGGGGATTCTGAGACATGTGGGGCTTACCGAATCCATACATTTTATCGCCGGGAAGATGGGATGGAAGCTGGAAAGGACAGAAGACGTGATAAGTCCGGTGTTTGCAACAAAAGACATTTTCCGTCCTTCCCGGACCATTAAAAAAGGATATGCAGCCGGAGTGAGACAGGTGGGCAGGGGATTTATAAACGGACAGGCCAAAGTGGAACTGGTATTCCAGGCCGCAATAGGCGAACCCGAATCTTACGACGAAGTGGAAGTTACCGGTATTCCGGGATTTAAGTCGCGGATAGAAGGCGGTATCAATGGCGATACGGCCACCTGTGCCATTACGGTGAATGCCATAAGTTCCGTGATCCGTGCACAACCGGGACTGCGAACCATGGCAGATATACCTATGACCTCCTATTTCGAATACAGGTAA